CTCGACGACCTGCCGCTCAGCGGCGCGGGCAAGATCGACGTACGCCGACTGCCCGAACCGGCCTGGTCGGAGTCCGTGCGCGAACCGGGAACCGCCACCGAGGCAGCGGTTCTCGACGCCTTCCGGGCCGTGCTGGGCGACGCGGCGGCCGGTCCGCACGCGGGCGCAGACGGTGCCGGGACACCCATCGGCATGGACGACGACTTCTTCGCCGCCGGTGGGCATTCGCTCGCCCTGCTGCAGTTGCGGGACGAACTGGCCCGCCGGACGGGCCGGGTCGTCGACGCGGCGGAACTCTTCGGTCATCGCACCCCGGCCGAGATCGCACGGCTGCTCGACGACCCGGCCGCGGTGGATCCCGCGGTCCGACGCGTCGTGCCGCTGTCGCCCGAGGGCACCGGCCGACGACCCGAGATCTGGTGTGTGCACACCGCGACCGGGATGGTCGAACCGTTCCGGGCGCTGGGCGAGTCCCTGCCGTCGGCGTCGGTGTTCGGCCTGCAACTGCCCGAACTCGTACTCGCCGAACGCGATCTGCCGACGACGATCGAGGGCATCGCGGCACTGCACGTCGAGGCCATCCGGGCGACTCAGCCGCAGGGACCGTACCGGGTCGTCGGATGGTCCGTCGGAGGTGTCGTCGCCCACGAGATCGCACGCCGGCTCGTCGAACTCGGCGAAGAGGTCGCGCTGCTGGTGCTGCTCGACGCGCGGACGCCGGCCGAACTGGCCACGGTGGACGACGTGGAACTGCGAGCCGCCGATCACCCCCTGCGTGCCCTGGCCGAGCAGCACGACCCCGACGCACTGCGGCGCTTCGAGGACCGGACGAGGGGCCTGGCCGCGGCGGCGCGCTCCTACGACCTGCGTCCGGTGGCCGCCGGTAAGGTCCTCTACGTTGCGGCGCAGGACAACCCGGACCCGGACGCCTGGACGCGTGCGGTCGATCCGGACGGACGGGCCGTCGTCGACGTGCTGCACGCCGGTACGACGCACGCAGAGCTGGGGCATCCGGACGTATTGGCGCGGGTTGCCCGCAGAATCGAGGAGGAATGGTGACCGGATCCGAAGCGGCGACGCCGCAGATGTCGATCCTGTTCGTGTGCACGGGCAACATCTGTCGTTCACCGATCGGCGAACGCGTGCTGACCGGCCTCGCCGGCCGGGCGGGTGTCCCCGTGACGTCGTCGAGCGCCGGTGTCGGAGCGCTCAACGGGCAGCCCATCCACCCGCACGCCTCCGCCGTCCTGGTCGAGAACGGTTACGACGCATCGGGGTTCGAGTCCCGGTATCTGCGTCCGCCGATGCTCACCGAGGCCGACCTCGTGCTGTGCATGAGCCGCGAACACCGTGCCGCCGCGCAGCAGATGGCCCCGGCACGCTGGAAGCGGGTGTTCACGCTGACCGAGTTCGCCGCGCTCTGCGACCTCGGCGCGCTGCCGGAGATCATCGCCGGGCGCGGACGCCTTGATCCGAACTCGGACCTGCTGGACATCGTCGACCCGATTGGCCGTCCCCGCGAGGACTTCGACCGGGTCTTCGCCGAGGTCGAACCGAAGGTCGGGGCGTTGGTCACGTGGCTGGCGGCGCCGGGAGCGAAGCGAGCGGGCCAATCGTCCGCCGAGCAGGCCTCCGCCACTCGAGCGGGCCGGCACGCGACGGGGGAGAGCCGATGATCCGGCGACTGGCGGGTAACCGCGTCGTCCAGGTCGTCGCGGTGGTGCTGCTGCTCGTCGCCGCCGCACTGATCTGGCTGGCGTACTCGGCATTTCAGGTCCGCGACGATCTGGAATCGGTGCGCGCGGATGCGAGCAGGGCCCGGGCGTTGATGCTCGACGGCGATCAGGCCGGCGCCCGTCAGGCGGCCGAGGCGGCGTCGGTGCGGGCCGACGACGCCCAGGACCGTGCGAACGGTTTCCTGTGGTCGGCTGCTGCGGCGGTGCCGGTCGTCGGATCGCCGCTGAAGTCGGTGCAGCAGATGAGCGATGCCGTCGCGGCGCTCTCGGCCGACGTGCTGGTGCCGGCTGCCGACCTCGCCACCGTGCTCGACCCGAATCGCCTGCGCTCGGGCAACACCGTGAACCTGGCACTGCTGCGGGACGCGCAACCGGCGCTGAAGTCGGTCGCGGAGAAGTCGGCGGCGGTGGCCGCCCAGGTCTCGGCGATCGAACCGAGTTGGCTGGGCGTCGTGGCCGATGCCCGGGATCAGCTCGCCGAGCAGGTCGAGGCGGCCGACTCGACGGTGCAGGCGACGAGCATCGCGGCCGAACTCGTCCCGTCGATGCTCGGTGCCGACGGTCCGCGCAACTACTTCATGGCGTTCCAGACACCGTCCGAGGCACGTGGCACCGGCGGCCTCGTCGGCGGTTTCGCGATACTGAACGCCACCGGGGGCCGGGTGACCATCCCTGAGCTCGGTGCGAATTCGGAGTTCCGCGACCCGGCCACCCCGCAGATCAACCTCGGCCCCGAGTACGACGCGATCTACTCCTACTACCGCCCTTACACCGACTTCCGGAACGGCAACCTCAGCGCCCACTTCCCCGACGCCGCGCAGATCTGGCTGGCGAACTGGCGCGCCCAGACCGGCCGCCAGCTCGACGGGGCGATCGCGCTGGATCCGATCGCGCTGAAGTATGTCCTCGAGGTCGTCGGCCCGGTGTCGGTGGGACGGGAGAAGATCACCGCCGACAACGTCGTCCCGATCACGCTGTCGACGGCATACCAGCGCTTCGCCGACGACAACGCCGCGCGAAAGGACTACTTGCAGGCCATCTCCCAGGCCGTGGTGAACAAACTCGTCACGTCCGGCGGCAGCACGCGGGATCTGCTCGAGGCGCTCGGCCGTGGCGTGCACGAGCGGCGGATCATGGTGTACAGCACCGATGCCGAGGATCAGAAGATCCTCGAGTCGACGAAGCTGGGTCACCAGATCTCCGACACGTCGTCGCCCTATCTGCAGGTGGCCATCGGCAATGCGTCCGGAACGAAGCTGGACTATTTCCTGCGGCGCGAGATCAGCTACACCTCAGGCGGGTGCGAGGGTGACACCAGAGAGTCGACGATCACGGTGAAGCTCACCAACACCCTCGACACCACGGACACCACCGACTACGTCGCCGGCAACCTCGGGACCGAACTGTCGGTGAAGAAGGGCACCAACCTCGCCAACGTCGAGTTCCTGGCGACGAAGGGCGCGGTCCTCAAGGAGATGACCCTCGGCGAGGGCGGGGCCTTCTACGTCGAGCAGGCCCTGCACGGCCGGCCGTACTACTCGACCCGCGTGGGCATCGCACCGGGCGAGACCGCCACCATCGTGCTGAAGATCGACGAGCCGACCTCGGCACACGGGGACGCCGAGGTCCCGATCCAGCCGCTCGTCGACGACCCGACCGTCACCGTTGACGTCCCGGCGTGTGGGCCGGAGAACTGAGCACCCGGAGCTTGCGGAGGGCGCGTCAGCCCCTGCTCCCTGAGGAGCGTCCGGAGCTTGCGGAGGGCGCGTCCAATCCCGCTCCCTGAGGAGCGTCCGGAGCGTGCGGAGGGCGCGTCCAATCCCGCTCCCTGAGGAGCGTCCGGAGCGTGCGGAGGGCGCGGCCAATCCCGCTCCCTGAGGAGCGTCCGGAGCGTGCGGAGGGCGCGTCACGAAGGGTCTGGCGACCGAGGTTGCGAAGACCCTTCGTGACGCTCGCAAGCTCGCTCCTCAGGGAGCGGAGGGGGACGATCGCAAGCTCGCTCCTCAGGGAGCAGGGGGGACGCTCGCAAGCTCGCTCCTTGCGGAGCAGGGGGCGGCTCGCAAGCTCGCTCCCAGATTTTGCGGTCCCCGCCGGCCCGTCCCCGGCCGACGATCTGACCGGGAACGGAGCCGATTGGGGCGTCACTGTGGAGTTGTCAAGGAACGGATGCGGTCCCGGGTGTGGCCCGGGTGCGAAAGGGTGCTGCGCGAAAGTGTGTGTCGGAGGGCCGGTCAGGCGGCGTCGTCGAGGCGCATGGTGCGTCGGTTGTATGCGGGTAGCGGTCGGCGTTGCGGATCGATCGACACGGGCGGTACGAGCCAGGGGTGGCGGTCGAAACCCATCACGATGTCCCAGCCGTGGTGGTGGACTTGGGTGTGGCAGCGTTGGCAGAGCAGGCAGCCGTTGTCGAGGTCGGTGGGACCGCCGTCGGCCCACGACTTGATGTGATGCACCTGCGTATGGGACGGCGGTGCACCACATTTGACGCAGCACGCGTCGCGGACGATGATCGCTTTGCGTAAGTGTGACGGATACAACCGGCGGGTGTGACCCATCTGAAGCGGTACGCCTTCGCTGTCGAGGATGATCTCCGTGAGCGAGCCGTCGCACGACACCTGTTTCGCGGTGGCATGGGTGACCGATCCGGTCCACGGCAGCGTTGCGAGGTCTCCGGTCGCGGGGATCGTCAGCATCAATTGAGTGCGTGGGGAACCAACGGTATCGAGGGTAGCGCCGATCGCGGCTTGGTCGAGGATCAGTTCGAAGGCGTCGGCGCGGCGTTGCTCGGCGGTGCGTCGATCCTGTGCGCCGTCGGGTTCCGGCCTGGGGCAGGAGCGTTCATCGATCATGGCCTGGAACTTCTCTCCCACGATTTGGGTGAGGTCGGCATGTACTTCGACGCGGCCGTCGTCGGTGGTGTGGGCGTTGACCGCGTTCAGCGATGGGTCGTCGGCGGCCGGTACACCGGTGTCGGCGCCGTCGGCGAGTGTGTTGCCGATAGTCCGCGCATGCTTGAACACGTCTGTCGGTGTTGCGCCCGAGAGTGCTTGGGCAATCAGTTCGATCTCATAGCGGGAGCGCTCATCCTCGGAAAGCGCTTCACCACAACGCTTGTCGATCTCGTTCATGCCGCGGACGATGGCATCGACGATCTCGCTCGACAGTCGCCCGTCGGCAGCGTGACGCGCCACAGCGGGCAGAGTGGGCAGGACGTCGACACTGCGCATGGTGCGAAGAGCGGCGGCCGGTGCATGTCCTGACTCGATCAGCAGTCTCTTGGTGGTGCTACCGGCCTTCTGGGCGACGCCTAGTTCGTCGAGTTGTGCTGCGTGCGAGACGATCTGATGATCGGCGAGGTTGCGGATCAGACGCCACGTGTCCAGGGCGTCGAATGTTGCTCTGCCCGTGGGATCGTCGGCGGGTGGGGCGGTCTCGACGAGCTGATCGAGGAGCGTGGTGAGCTCTGGCATGACTCCAAGGTACAGGAACATGGGTTCGATTTCGAGGAGATTCCACAGGCTCGGAAATCGCGAAACTGTTTACTTTGCAGCATTATTCGTTGACTGTGCCTCGATCGTGGTCAGTAGTTTAATCCTGTCACATACGTACCGTATTCTGTTCCAGAACGGTAGATGTGCTGCTGACCAACGACTGTCGTGTGCCCGAATGTCGCGCGTCGTCCTGCTGCAGAGGTATCTGCTTGTCCAGGAAGTGGTCGATTACTCCTGAGCGCAGGCGCTGCTCGTCGGGTGATTGATGGTGGACGCCGGTCACCGAGGTGGCACGGGAACTCAACGTCCACGAGATCGCAAGGTGCCGCCCGACCGAGGCGGCGGGTGAGTGCGCGGAACGGACCAGACTGCGTGCCGAGCTCGTCGAGAAGGGCCGTGATGTCGCGCTACGGAAGGAAAATTGCGGCGTACTATGCGGCGCAGCATCATCGGTGATTCGTTTCGAACTCGTCGCCGCGGAGTGTGCCGACCACCATGTCATGAAATACGTTGCGCCGCATATTGTTTCGCGGCCTGGGTTTTCTGCTTGTGCAGATCGGCAACGCCGCGTCGAGTTGACGCCACGACAGCGGCGGCGCCGCGATCTGGAAGTGTCTGGCGCACTTGCAGGCCACGCGACGCACCAACGGTTCACCGCGTACTACTGCCGCACGCCTAGGCGGGTGCGGTTTCTCAGCTCGATTCGGCGGCGTCGTTCGCGCCGGACCTGGTTGGCCGCCGGTTCGATCAGGGCATCGGCGGGGTCGAACCCGCTGAAGAATGATCGCCCACATCCAACATCGATCTACGTCAGACGAGCGACGCTGGTCGTCACCCGCCCTCGATGAATGCCCTGTGCGTTCGACACTCTCGGGCACGCGCCTCAGTAGTAGTACGGGTAATCGTCCCAGCGCGGGTCGCGCTTCTCGAGGAACGCGTCACGCCCTTCGACGGCTTCGTCGGTCATGTAGGCCAGGCGGGTCGCCTCACCGGCGAACACCTGCTGACCCATGAGGCCGTCGTCGGTGAGGTTGAACGCGAACTTCAGCATGCGCTGCGCTGTCGGCGACTTGCTGTTGATCCGGCGCGCCCAGTCGATGGCGGTGGCCTCCAGCTCGGCGTGCGGGGCGACGCGGTTGACCGCGCCCATCCGGTGCATGGTCTCGGCGTCGTAGGCCTCCCCGAGGAAGAAGATCTCGCGCGCGAACTTCTGCCCGACCTGCTTGGCGAGGTAGGCGCTCCCGTACCCGGCGTCGAAGGAACCCACATCGGCGTCGGTCTGCTTGAACCGGGCGTGCTCGGCCGAGGCGAGGGTCAGGTCGCACACGACGTGCAGCGAATGCCCGCCGCCGGCCGCCCAGCCGTTGACG
The genomic region above belongs to Gordonia hongkongensis and contains:
- a CDS encoding low molecular weight phosphotyrosine protein phosphatase, encoding MVTGSEAATPQMSILFVCTGNICRSPIGERVLTGLAGRAGVPVTSSSAGVGALNGQPIHPHASAVLVENGYDASGFESRYLRPPMLTEADLVLCMSREHRAAAQQMAPARWKRVFTLTEFAALCDLGALPEIIAGRGRLDPNSDLLDIVDPIGRPREDFDRVFAEVEPKVGALVTWLAAPGAKRAGQSSAEQASATRAGRHATGESR
- a CDS encoding DUF4012 domain-containing protein, which translates into the protein MIRRLAGNRVVQVVAVVLLLVAAALIWLAYSAFQVRDDLESVRADASRARALMLDGDQAGARQAAEAASVRADDAQDRANGFLWSAAAAVPVVGSPLKSVQQMSDAVAALSADVLVPAADLATVLDPNRLRSGNTVNLALLRDAQPALKSVAEKSAAVAAQVSAIEPSWLGVVADARDQLAEQVEAADSTVQATSIAAELVPSMLGADGPRNYFMAFQTPSEARGTGGLVGGFAILNATGGRVTIPELGANSEFRDPATPQINLGPEYDAIYSYYRPYTDFRNGNLSAHFPDAAQIWLANWRAQTGRQLDGAIALDPIALKYVLEVVGPVSVGREKITADNVVPITLSTAYQRFADDNAARKDYLQAISQAVVNKLVTSGGSTRDLLEALGRGVHERRIMVYSTDAEDQKILESTKLGHQISDTSSPYLQVAIGNASGTKLDYFLRREISYTSGGCEGDTRESTITVKLTNTLDTTDTTDYVAGNLGTELSVKKGTNLANVEFLATKGAVLKEMTLGEGGAFYVEQALHGRPYYSTRVGIAPGETATIVLKIDEPTSAHGDAEVPIQPLVDDPTVTVDVPACGPEN
- a CDS encoding HNH endonuclease signature motif containing protein, which gives rise to MFLYLGVMPELTTLLDQLVETAPPADDPTGRATFDALDTWRLIRNLADHQIVSHAAQLDELGVAQKAGSTTKRLLIESGHAPAAALRTMRSVDVLPTLPAVARHAADGRLSSEIVDAIVRGMNEIDKRCGEALSEDERSRYEIELIAQALSGATPTDVFKHARTIGNTLADGADTGVPAADDPSLNAVNAHTTDDGRVEVHADLTQIVGEKFQAMIDERSCPRPEPDGAQDRRTAEQRRADAFELILDQAAIGATLDTVGSPRTQLMLTIPATGDLATLPWTGSVTHATAKQVSCDGSLTEIILDSEGVPLQMGHTRRLYPSHLRKAIIVRDACCVKCGAPPSHTQVHHIKSWADGGPTDLDNGCLLCQRCHTQVHHHGWDIVMGFDRHPWLVPPVSIDPQRRPLPAYNRRTMRLDDAA
- a CDS encoding 1,4-dihydroxy-2-naphthoyl-CoA synthase; this translates as MSATPDTQGLSGQPFDPASWAVVPGFDDLTDITYHRHVGEGREYGIVRVAFDRPEVRNAFRPHTVDELYRVLDHARRSPDVGTILLTGNGPSPKDGGWAFCSGGDQRIRGRSGYQYATTHDDDVAAAGAETVDAARVKAEGGRLHILEVQRLIRTMPKVVIAVVNGWAAGGGHSLHVVCDLTLASAEHARFKQTDADVGSFDAGYGSAYLAKQVGQKFAREIFFLGEAYDAETMHRMGAVNRVAPHAELEATAIDWARRINSKSPTAQRMLKFAFNLTDDGLMGQQVFAGEATRLAYMTDEAVEGRDAFLEKRDPRWDDYPYYY